A region of Geobacillus sp. 46C-IIa DNA encodes the following proteins:
- a CDS encoding rhamnogalacturonan acetylesterase: protein MKGKQAAFLCSIIIAIGAVLMARTATNGDAAKARRGTTIVIYLAGDSTVAAAPRSRAPRAGWGEMLDGWFDDHVVVKNMAASGRSAKSFIEEGRLERILRELKKGDYLFIQFGHNDEKANDPARYTEPFTSYQAYLQQYIDGARAKGAIPVLITPVERRRFSADGRALNSHGRYPAAMKALGKHERVPVIDLTTKSKQRFEQLGPERTKRWFLWLEPGEHPNYPEGIKDNTHFHQRGAKEIARLVVEGIVELNLPLRRHLIRSPYEIVQPGGH from the coding sequence TTGAAAGGAAAACAAGCCGCTTTCTTGTGCTCCATCATCATCGCCATCGGCGCCGTTCTAATGGCTAGGACAGCGACGAATGGAGACGCAGCCAAGGCAAGACGGGGGACGACCATTGTGATCTATTTGGCCGGCGACTCGACGGTCGCCGCCGCTCCCCGCTCCCGCGCCCCGCGAGCCGGATGGGGGGAAATGCTTGACGGCTGGTTTGACGATCACGTAGTGGTCAAAAATATGGCCGCTTCCGGCCGAAGCGCGAAAAGTTTTATTGAGGAAGGGCGGCTCGAGCGCATTTTGCGGGAGCTCAAAAAAGGCGATTATTTGTTCATTCAGTTTGGCCATAACGATGAAAAGGCGAACGATCCGGCGCGTTACACCGAACCGTTCACCTCTTACCAAGCGTACTTACAACAATATATTGACGGCGCCCGGGCCAAAGGGGCGATTCCCGTCCTCATCACTCCGGTCGAACGGCGGCGGTTTTCTGCCGATGGACGGGCGCTCAATTCCCACGGACGCTATCCTGCCGCCATGAAAGCGCTCGGAAAACACGAACGTGTTCCAGTGATCGATTTGACAACGAAAAGCAAACAACGGTTTGAACAGCTTGGACCGGAACGGACGAAGCGGTGGTTTTTATGGCTTGAGCCGGGCGAGCACCCCAATTACCCGGAAGGCATCAAAGACAACACCCATTTTCATCAGCGCGGGGCGAAAGAAATCGCCCGTTTGGTCGTCGAAGGCATCGTCGAACTGAATCTCCCTCTTCGCCGCCACCTCATCCGTTCGCCATACGAGATCGTTCAGCCAGGCGGTCACTAG
- a CDS encoding 4a-hydroxytetrahydrobiopterin dehydratase encodes MRLTETEVQALLAETDGWKLTDERWIVKKYRFQDYLQGIEFVRQIAVISENANHHPFISIDYKLITVKLSSWRAKGLTTLDFDLAKQYDDVYKQMKQGEGE; translated from the coding sequence GTGCGGCTGACCGAAACAGAAGTGCAAGCGCTGCTTGCTGAGACAGACGGCTGGAAGCTCACTGACGAGCGGTGGATTGTGAAAAAATACCGTTTTCAAGACTATTTGCAAGGAATCGAGTTCGTCCGGCAAATCGCCGTCATTTCCGAAAATGCGAACCACCATCCGTTCATTTCGATCGACTACAAGCTCATCACCGTGAAGCTGTCATCATGGCGGGCCAAAGGGTTGACGACGCTCGATTTTGACTTGGCCAAACAATACGATGACGTGTATAAACAAATGAAGCAGGGGGAAGGGGAATGA
- the shc gene encoding squalene--hopene cyclase, giving the protein MVADERSALIAALKRSQAADGSWRFPFETGISTDAYMIILLRTLEINDEPLIQALVERIESRQGTDGAWKLFADEGDGNVTATAEAYYALLYSGYRQPTDPHIRKAKQYILDMGGLDRVHLFTKVMLALTGQYPWPTRFPLPLEFFLLPPSFPLNMYDLSVYGRANMIPLLIAADSRYSRKTAKSPDLSDLFAPRGDWRMPEGRSLLSYVKQSLIGLPDALHHAAKQRAVRYLFEHIEPDGTLYSYFSSTFLLIFALLALGYRKDDPLIRKAVHGLRSLRTTIDGHAHMQYTTAAVWNTALASYALQEAGIPLTDRTIEKANRYLLSRQHVRYGDWAVHNPYGIPGGWGFSDVNTMNPDVDDTTAALRAIRRAAAKETAFRHAWDRANQWLFSMQNDDGGFAAFEKNVSHRFWRYLPIEGAEFLLMDPSTADLTGRTLEYFGTFTGITKDHRAASRAVDWLLSHQERNGAWYGRWGICYIYGTWAAITGLAAVGVPARHPALQKAVRWLLSIQNDDGGWGESCKSDGAKTYVPLGASTPVHTAWALDGLVAAAERPTAEIKAGFRALFRLLHHPDWTASYPVGQGMAGAFYIHYHGYRHIFPLLALAHYEQKFGPLDD; this is encoded by the coding sequence ATGGTGGCCGATGAACGAAGCGCGTTGATTGCCGCGCTCAAACGGTCGCAAGCGGCCGACGGATCGTGGCGGTTTCCGTTTGAAACAGGCATTTCGACAGACGCCTATATGATCATTTTATTGCGGACTCTTGAAATAAATGATGAACCGTTGATTCAAGCGCTCGTCGAGCGAATAGAGAGCCGGCAAGGGACAGACGGGGCGTGGAAGCTGTTTGCGGATGAAGGCGACGGCAACGTCACCGCGACAGCGGAAGCGTATTATGCGCTGCTTTACTCCGGTTATCGGCAACCAACCGATCCGCACATACGAAAAGCGAAACAGTACATTTTGGACATGGGCGGCCTTGACCGCGTCCACTTGTTTACAAAGGTGATGCTCGCGTTGACCGGGCAGTACCCATGGCCGACTCGTTTCCCGCTGCCGCTTGAATTTTTCTTGCTTCCGCCGTCGTTTCCGCTCAATATGTACGACCTTTCCGTTTACGGAAGGGCGAATATGATCCCGCTTCTCATCGCGGCCGACAGCCGCTACAGCCGGAAAACGGCCAAAAGCCCGGATCTGTCTGACTTGTTTGCCCCGCGCGGCGATTGGAGGATGCCGGAAGGCCGGTCGCTGCTATCCTACGTCAAACAGTCGCTCATCGGGCTTCCCGACGCGCTGCATCACGCCGCTAAACAGCGGGCGGTCCGTTATTTGTTTGAGCATATTGAACCGGACGGGACGCTGTACAGTTACTTCAGCTCGACATTTTTACTGATTTTTGCGCTGCTCGCGCTCGGCTATCGGAAAGACGATCCGCTTATTAGGAAGGCTGTCCACGGCTTGCGCTCGTTGCGGACAACGATCGATGGGCATGCGCATATGCAATATACGACCGCTGCGGTTTGGAATACGGCGCTAGCGAGTTATGCGCTGCAAGAAGCAGGCATACCGCTGACCGACCGGACGATCGAAAAAGCGAACCGCTATTTGTTGTCGCGCCAGCACGTCCGCTACGGCGATTGGGCGGTGCACAACCCATATGGCATACCGGGCGGCTGGGGATTTTCCGATGTCAACACGATGAACCCGGATGTCGACGATACGACCGCCGCGCTGCGCGCCATTCGTCGGGCGGCAGCGAAAGAGACAGCGTTTCGCCATGCGTGGGACCGAGCCAACCAATGGCTGTTTTCGATGCAAAACGATGACGGCGGCTTTGCGGCGTTTGAAAAAAACGTCAGCCACCGCTTTTGGCGTTATTTGCCAATTGAAGGGGCGGAGTTTTTGCTGATGGATCCATCCACGGCTGACCTCACCGGGCGGACGCTCGAATATTTCGGGACATTCACCGGGATCACGAAAGACCATCGCGCCGCCTCCCGCGCTGTCGACTGGCTGCTAAGCCATCAAGAACGAAACGGCGCGTGGTACGGTCGTTGGGGGATTTGCTATATATACGGCACATGGGCGGCCATCACTGGGCTTGCAGCCGTCGGCGTCCCCGCTCGCCACCCTGCGCTGCAAAAAGCCGTCCGCTGGTTGTTGAGCATCCAAAACGATGACGGCGGCTGGGGCGAATCGTGCAAAAGCGACGGAGCGAAAACGTACGTGCCGCTTGGCGCCAGCACGCCGGTTCATACCGCCTGGGCGCTTGATGGGCTAGTCGCCGCTGCCGAGCGTCCGACCGCGGAAATAAAAGCCGGCTTTCGCGCCTTATTCCGCTTGCTTCATCATCCGGACTGGACGGCCTCATATCCGGTCGGACAAGGAATGGCCGGCGCCTTTTACATCCACTACCATGGCTATCGTCACATATTCCCGCTGCTCGCTTTGGCCCATTACGAGCAAAAGTTCGGCCCGCTTGACGATTAG
- a CDS encoding YceI family protein, which produces MTIFQLDKAHSSITFQVRHMMISKAKGEFTNFDVDVQGDINALESLKVKVTVDAASIDTKNADRDNHLRSADFFDVENHPTITFVSDSVHKLSDTEYEVTGQLTIRGVTRTETFKVEYNGQVKNPLTGGITVGFDVEGTINREDYGLVWNVALETGGFLVGKEVKLNASFEFALS; this is translated from the coding sequence ATGACAATATTCCAACTTGACAAAGCGCACAGCTCGATCACTTTTCAAGTCCGGCATATGATGATTTCCAAAGCAAAAGGGGAATTCACCAACTTCGACGTCGATGTGCAAGGAGATATCAACGCGCTCGAATCGTTGAAAGTAAAGGTAACGGTGGACGCTGCTTCAATCGATACGAAAAACGCCGACCGCGACAACCACCTCCGCTCCGCTGACTTTTTCGATGTTGAGAACCACCCGACCATTACGTTTGTCAGCGACTCGGTGCACAAACTGTCCGACACGGAATACGAAGTAACTGGACAGCTGACGATTCGCGGCGTGACGAGAACAGAAACGTTCAAAGTCGAATACAATGGACAAGTGAAAAACCCGCTCACTGGCGGCATCACCGTCGGCTTTGACGTCGAAGGAACGATCAATCGCGAAGATTACGGATTAGTATGGAACGTCGCGCTCGAAACTGGCGGATTCCTTGTCGGAAAAGAGGTCAAACTCAACGCCAGCTTTGAGTTCGCCCTCAGCTGA
- a CDS encoding CBO0543 family protein, translated as MRIVKHLKKSNWRSSPKTPSFTRARRRAYLASALLASWAGTYLDLYFTGKGVYAFPKRPFPSIFSIDIFFTIVVLPLCTVLFLWLMERLGRLGRIGLIIASAALMATFETKAEAYGLFVHDALWRHSYSFAGYGVFLAIIWSFYRRFQRID; from the coding sequence ATGCGTATTGTGAAACACTTGAAAAAATCGAACTGGCGATCATCGCCAAAAACGCCTTCTTTCACGCGCGCTAGGCGCCGCGCCTATCTCGCCTCGGCGCTGCTTGCCTCTTGGGCCGGGACGTATTTGGATTTGTATTTCACCGGAAAAGGGGTGTACGCCTTTCCGAAGCGCCCGTTTCCATCCATCTTCTCGATCGATATTTTCTTTACGATTGTGGTTCTTCCGCTATGCACCGTCTTGTTTCTTTGGCTGATGGAGCGGCTTGGCCGCCTCGGACGCATTGGCTTGATCATCGCATCGGCCGCATTGATGGCAACATTCGAAACGAAAGCGGAAGCGTACGGCTTGTTCGTTCACGACGCTCTGTGGAGGCATTCGTATTCTTTCGCTGGGTATGGCGTATTTCTCGCCATCATCTGGAGCTTTTATCGCCGATTTCAACGGATTGACTAG
- a CDS encoding DUF2515 domain-containing protein — translation MRCLRPKASSLPLSLVDVYRELKKKQKKGDTTVSERDLTAKERQFISRIRAVTAEHNENNVTRTAAYLDFYLRHREIHWAFLGHMVSRNGGWNMTDLKGELLMRLLSEEERQSFFAFLERGNWLIFQDIYPQFLLYEESQKHGRPLFYLLPYVGVSTFMETIWNHFWHRGDPYTLAIALVMNEQSYLERRVIQHPVFQQTVFQTLKFQLQELLHFNHILFPHDDGQGGTALIGQTLHQFESLHERILLGKRLYSILFDNEETLENAVRWAVSHPHTGSRKDYWPHLFNDVCESFPREPYRRRIRDCQIVPGAPRLYSPQLRHAWKNVAHEAAEPGDWFTDPHVVRYLVKPEQPINGEIVHAYCETLEKIELAIIAKNAFFHAR, via the coding sequence ATGCGTTGCCTGAGGCCGAAAGCGTCATCCCTTCCCCTCTCTCTTGTTGACGTCTATCGGGAATTAAAGAAAAAGCAAAAGAAAGGGGACACGACCGTATCTGAACGTGATTTAACCGCCAAAGAACGGCAGTTCATCAGCCGCATCCGGGCGGTGACCGCGGAACACAACGAAAACAATGTGACCCGAACGGCGGCGTATCTCGATTTTTACTTGCGCCATCGCGAAATTCATTGGGCGTTTTTAGGGCATATGGTGTCGCGCAACGGCGGCTGGAATATGACCGACTTAAAAGGGGAGCTGCTCATGCGGCTGCTCTCGGAAGAAGAACGGCAGTCATTTTTTGCTTTTTTGGAGCGCGGCAACTGGCTGATTTTCCAAGATATTTATCCGCAGTTTTTGCTGTATGAAGAAAGCCAAAAGCACGGCCGACCGCTCTTTTATTTATTGCCGTATGTTGGCGTTTCGACGTTTATGGAAACGATATGGAACCATTTTTGGCACCGCGGTGATCCGTACACGTTGGCCATCGCCCTAGTGATGAACGAACAAAGCTATTTGGAACGACGAGTCATTCAGCATCCCGTATTTCAGCAAACGGTTTTTCAGACGCTCAAATTTCAACTGCAAGAGCTGCTCCATTTCAATCACATCTTGTTCCCACATGACGACGGCCAAGGCGGCACCGCCTTGATCGGCCAAACGCTTCATCAGTTTGAGTCGCTCCATGAACGCATTTTGCTTGGCAAACGGCTGTACTCGATTTTGTTTGACAATGAAGAAACGCTGGAAAATGCGGTGCGCTGGGCTGTCAGCCATCCGCATACCGGTTCGCGCAAAGATTATTGGCCGCACTTGTTTAACGATGTGTGCGAATCGTTTCCAAGGGAACCGTACCGCCGCCGCATCCGCGACTGCCAAATCGTTCCCGGCGCCCCGCGCTTGTACAGCCCGCAGCTTCGCCATGCGTGGAAAAACGTCGCCCATGAGGCGGCCGAACCTGGCGACTGGTTTACGGATCCGCACGTCGTCCGCTATCTCGTTAAACCGGAACAACCGATCAATGGGGAGATCGTTCATGCGTATTGTGAAACACTTGAAAAAATCGAACTGGCGATCATCGCCAAAAACGCCTTCTTTCACGCGCGCTAG
- a CDS encoding 3-hydroxybutyrate dehydrogenase, producing the protein MMEHRTALVTGAARGIGYEVAKTLAANGAKVVLADLKQEEVEQAAESLRQLGCEAVGVTCDVTAEEEVKQTIHEAVKRWGRLDIVVNNAGLQYVANIEDFPTEKFEQLIRVMLVGPFLAIKHAFPLMKEQRYGRIINMASINGLIGFAGKAAYNSAKHGVIGLTKVAALEGAPYGITVNALCPGYVDTELVRNQLADLAASRKVPLEKVLEEVIYPLVPQRRLLSVEEIAHYVLFLAGEQAKGVTGQAVVIDGGYTAQ; encoded by the coding sequence ATGATGGAACATCGCACAGCCCTCGTCACCGGAGCGGCGCGGGGGATCGGTTATGAAGTGGCGAAAACATTGGCAGCAAACGGCGCAAAAGTTGTGCTCGCCGACTTGAAGCAGGAAGAGGTGGAACAGGCGGCAGAGTCGTTGCGGCAACTAGGCTGCGAGGCCGTCGGCGTCACGTGTGACGTGACGGCGGAAGAAGAGGTGAAGCAAACGATCCATGAAGCGGTCAAACGGTGGGGGCGCCTCGATATTGTCGTAAATAACGCTGGTTTGCAATATGTCGCCAATATCGAGGATTTTCCGACCGAGAAGTTTGAGCAGTTGATCCGCGTCATGCTCGTCGGCCCGTTTTTGGCGATCAAGCATGCGTTTCCGCTGATGAAGGAGCAGCGCTACGGCCGCATCATCAACATGGCGTCAATCAATGGATTGATCGGATTCGCTGGAAAAGCAGCCTACAACAGCGCAAAACACGGGGTGATCGGCTTAACGAAAGTGGCGGCGCTAGAAGGAGCACCGTACGGCATTACGGTGAACGCCCTTTGTCCGGGCTATGTCGACACAGAACTCGTCCGCAACCAGCTTGCCGATTTGGCGGCGTCAAGAAAAGTGCCGCTTGAGAAGGTGCTCGAGGAAGTGATTTACCCGCTCGTGCCGCAACGGCGGCTCTTGTCGGTGGAAGAAATCGCCCATTACGTTCTCTTTTTGGCAGGCGAACAAGCGAAAGGCGTCACTGGGCAGGCGGTTGTGATCGATGGCGGATATACGGCGCAATGA
- a CDS encoding adenine deaminase C-terminal domain-containing protein encodes MIRTAKRTELIEVAQGRRPADIVIQGGTVANVYSGEFLRQNVAIYQDAIAYVGENEVAVDEHTVVIDAEGMYVSPGFIEPHAHPWVLYNPVSMTAKVLPLGTTTTVNDNLFFYLHFGADGFRQLIEDLRALPGHFFWLVRLVSQADFPGERDWFDPQEIRKLLEMDEVVGTAEVTRWPLLYQGDPFLLETIEAAKCAGKVVDGHTAGCSYEKLNSIAASGVSACHEAITAEEALHRLRLGMWTTLRHSSLRPDFPEIIRLITEKNVSTQRITMTVDGPHPGFIEREGFVDGLVRKAVALGVPPMTALQMATINAATYLRLDDEIGGIAPGKLADVILLPDLVTFKPSLVIAKGRIVARDGELLAPLPEIDWSRYVSKKPFLFTKERLDDERLYRYPHPKPDQPVPIAYFKSNVITGRKEAILPSVDGYADLSQHPGLLYAALIARNGQWVAKAILERFAVDIDGMASTYNTTTELLVIGKRPESMAAAAKRVHEMGGGIVVIDGGRPVVEIPLPFTGMMTTDRSFDTAVRFHDELLDALQERGFPFHDILYTLLFLTCDFLPGIRLIPYGLYDVKRNEILLPAEKIGEKVAK; translated from the coding sequence TTGATCCGAACAGCGAAACGAACCGAACTGATTGAAGTGGCGCAGGGACGCCGCCCGGCCGATATCGTCATTCAAGGCGGAACGGTCGCTAACGTCTATTCAGGTGAATTTTTGCGCCAAAACGTCGCTATTTATCAAGATGCGATCGCCTATGTTGGGGAAAATGAGGTCGCGGTTGATGAGCATACGGTTGTGATTGATGCAGAAGGGATGTATGTATCCCCGGGGTTCATTGAGCCGCACGCCCATCCATGGGTGCTTTACAATCCCGTCAGCATGACCGCCAAAGTGCTGCCGCTCGGTACGACAACAACGGTCAATGACAACCTGTTTTTTTATTTGCATTTTGGCGCCGACGGATTTCGACAGTTGATCGAGGATTTGCGGGCTTTGCCGGGTCATTTCTTTTGGCTTGTTCGTTTGGTGTCGCAAGCTGATTTTCCAGGGGAGCGAGATTGGTTCGACCCACAGGAAATTCGAAAGCTGCTTGAGATGGATGAAGTCGTCGGGACGGCGGAAGTGACACGATGGCCGTTGCTGTATCAAGGCGACCCATTTTTACTCGAAACGATTGAAGCAGCGAAATGCGCCGGAAAAGTCGTTGATGGGCATACGGCCGGCTGTTCGTATGAAAAACTGAACAGCATTGCCGCAAGCGGCGTCAGCGCTTGTCATGAAGCCATCACGGCTGAAGAAGCGCTCCATCGGCTGCGGCTTGGCATGTGGACGACGCTTCGCCATAGTTCGCTCCGCCCGGATTTTCCTGAAATTATCCGTTTAATTACCGAGAAAAATGTCAGCACACAGCGGATTACGATGACCGTAGACGGTCCACACCCGGGCTTTATCGAGCGGGAAGGGTTTGTCGACGGATTGGTCCGGAAGGCGGTGGCGCTCGGCGTACCGCCGATGACCGCCTTGCAAATGGCGACGATTAATGCGGCGACGTATTTGCGGTTGGACGATGAAATCGGCGGCATCGCCCCAGGGAAGCTGGCGGATGTCATTTTGCTTCCTGATCTTGTCACTTTCAAGCCGTCGCTTGTGATCGCCAAAGGCCGCATCGTCGCCCGTGACGGCGAGTTGCTTGCGCCGTTGCCTGAGATCGACTGGAGTCGATACGTATCGAAAAAACCGTTTCTGTTCACGAAAGAGCGGCTTGATGATGAGCGTCTATACCGCTATCCGCACCCGAAGCCGGATCAGCCGGTGCCGATTGCGTATTTTAAAAGCAATGTCATTACTGGGCGGAAAGAGGCGATTCTTCCGTCCGTTGACGGCTATGCGGATCTTTCCCAGCATCCAGGGCTGCTGTATGCCGCGCTCATCGCCCGCAACGGGCAATGGGTGGCCAAAGCCATTTTGGAGCGGTTTGCCGTCGATATTGATGGCATGGCGTCCACCTATAACACCACGACCGAGTTGCTTGTCATCGGCAAACGTCCGGAATCGATGGCGGCGGCAGCGAAGCGGGTGCATGAAATGGGCGGTGGAATTGTTGTCATCGATGGCGGCCGGCCGGTGGTGGAAATTCCGCTGCCGTTTACCGGCATGATGACAACCGACCGTTCGTTTGACACGGCTGTCCGTTTCCATGATGAGCTGCTGGACGCTCTTCAAGAACGCGGATTTCCGTTCCATGATATTTTGTACACGCTGTTGTTTTTGACATGCGACTTTTTGCCAGGGATTCGCCTGATTCCGTACGGGTTGTACGATGTCAAACGGAATGAGATTTTGCTGCCGGCGGAAAAGATCGGGGAAAAGGTAGCGAAATAG
- a CDS encoding bile acid:sodium symporter family protein, translating into MWQSINRRLEKALPFLTPASVAAGIWLADELRGYAALVPWLFAFMTFSGSLRLRLADLKEALIHPRPIAAALCLLHLVVPLWAFGLGHLFFGSDRLTVIGFVLAAAIPTGVTSFIWVSLGRGNLALALSVILIDTFLSPIIVPLTLLVLAGSAVELDVGQMMLGLFFMIILPSLAGMFASERLSTQANEQLAVVLSPFSKLALALVVMINSAVVAPYFGRVDARLFFMALLVLAIASSGYFLSWMAARWLGFAPPDIIALTFTGGMRNISAGAVLAMTYFPPPVSVPVVLGMLFQQVLASLYHRLLNKTYHSPTSGRAPYVGSAR; encoded by the coding sequence ATGTGGCAATCGATCAACCGCCGGCTTGAGAAGGCGCTGCCGTTTCTTACGCCGGCGAGCGTGGCGGCCGGCATCTGGCTGGCGGACGAACTGCGCGGCTATGCCGCGCTTGTGCCGTGGCTGTTTGCGTTCATGACGTTTAGCGGCAGTTTGCGCTTGCGTTTGGCTGATTTGAAAGAGGCGCTCATCCATCCTCGTCCGATCGCTGCGGCGCTATGTCTGCTTCACCTCGTCGTCCCGCTTTGGGCGTTTGGACTTGGCCATCTGTTTTTTGGCAGCGATCGTTTGACGGTGATCGGGTTTGTGTTGGCGGCCGCCATTCCGACTGGGGTGACCAGCTTTATTTGGGTGTCGCTCGGCCGCGGAAACTTGGCGCTTGCCCTTTCTGTCATTTTGATTGATACGTTTTTATCGCCCATCATTGTGCCGCTGACGTTGCTTGTATTGGCCGGAAGCGCGGTCGAGCTCGACGTGGGCCAGATGATGCTCGGTTTGTTTTTTATGATTATTTTGCCGTCACTCGCCGGCATGTTCGCGAGCGAACGGCTGTCTACTCAAGCGAACGAGCAGCTGGCGGTGGTGCTGTCGCCGTTTTCCAAGCTGGCGCTGGCGCTCGTCGTCATGATCAACAGCGCGGTCGTCGCCCCGTATTTTGGCCGTGTTGACGCCCGGCTGTTTTTCATGGCGTTGCTCGTCTTGGCGATCGCGAGCTCCGGTTATTTTCTTTCTTGGATGGCGGCCCGATGGCTCGGATTTGCCCCACCGGATATTATTGCGTTAACGTTTACCGGAGGGATGCGCAACATTAGCGCCGGTGCGGTGCTTGCCATGACCTATTTTCCACCGCCAGTGAGCGTGCCGGTCGTGCTCGGCATGCTGTTTCAGCAAGTGCTCGCGTCCCTATACCACCGCTTGTTGAATAAAACGTATCATTCACCAACGAGCGGCAGAGCGCCATACGTCGGAAGCGCCCGGTAG